One stretch of Thermoprotei archaeon DNA includes these proteins:
- the cas6 gene encoding CRISPR-associated endoribonuclease Cas6 has protein sequence MIGSMRMRLTLRDQEDGRVVLPTNYNYLIQATIYHNISRELATFLHDKGFLFNKRQFKMFTFSRLEGHYMLDKKNKLFIYDGNITLHISSPIKKFIEDLANTIVKKGFMVLGKHMLRVVDLAFPAMPTIKNGQLRIRMLSPLTVYSTLMTPDGKKKTYYFSPYEKEFSALINSNVKKKYYLLSGKNIKSNIKIKPLRVKEVTTLYKDTVVKGWIGHFLLKGPKTLIMTAYETGLGAKNSQGFGMFEVI, from the coding sequence ATGATTGGATCTATGAGGATGCGATTAACCCTTAGAGACCAAGAAGATGGACGAGTAGTTTTGCCTACAAATTATAATTACCTTATTCAGGCTACTATTTATCATAATATCTCGCGGGAATTAGCTACTTTTCTACACGACAAAGGCTTCCTTTTCAATAAGAGACAGTTTAAAATGTTCACGTTCTCAAGGCTTGAAGGACATTATATGTTGGACAAAAAGAACAAGCTGTTCATTTACGACGGCAACATAACTCTGCACATTTCCTCTCCTATCAAAAAATTTATAGAAGACTTAGCAAATACAATTGTGAAGAAGGGCTTCATGGTTTTAGGTAAACACATGCTTAGAGTGGTTGATTTGGCTTTTCCAGCTATGCCAACTATAAAAAACGGTCAGTTAAGAATACGCATGCTCTCCCCTTTAACAGTATATAGCACACTCATGACTCCTGATGGTAAGAAAAAGACATATTATTTTTCACCATATGAGAAGGAGTTTTCAGCCCTCATCAATTCCAACGTAAAGAAAAAGTATTATCTGCTTTCTGGCAAAAATATAAAATCCAACATTAAAATTAAACCATTAAGAGTAAAAGAAGTAACAACCTTGTATAAGGACACAGTTGTGAAGGGTTGGATAGGCCATTTCCTTTTAAAAGGCCCAAAAACACTCATTATGACTGCATACGAAACAGGACTCGGTGCTAAAAATTCACAAGGCTTTGGAATGTTTGAGGTGATTTAA